In Hippoglossus stenolepis isolate QCI-W04-F060 chromosome 13, HSTE1.2, whole genome shotgun sequence, a single genomic region encodes these proteins:
- the naa20 gene encoding N-alpha-acetyltransferase 20, which yields MTTLRPFTCDDLFKFNNINLDPLTETYGIPFYLQYLAHWPEYFIVAEAPGGELMGYIMGKAEGSVAREEWHGHVTALSVAPEFRRLGLAAKLMEMLEEISDRKGGFFVDLFVRVSNQVAVNMYKRLGYSVYRTVIEYYSASNGEPDEDAYDMRKALSRDTEKKSIIPLPHPVRPEDIE from the exons ATGACAACGTTGCGACCCTTCACCTGCGACGATCTGTTCAAATTCAACAACAT AAACCTGGATCCTCTGACAGAAACC TACGGGATCCCGTTTTACCTGCAGTACCTCGCTCACTGGCCGGAGTACTTCATCGTGGCAGAGGCTCCTGGTGGTGAACTGATGGGCTACA TCATGGGGAAGGCGGAGGGATCTGTGGCTCGTGAGGAGTGGCACGGCCACGTCACCGCCCTGTCTGTCGCTCCAGAGTTCAGGCGACTCGGCCTCGCAGCCAAACTGATGGAGATGCTGGAGGAGATCTCTGACAG GAAAGGTGGATTCTTTGTTGACCTCTTCGTGCGAGTCTCCAACCAAGTGGCGGTGAACATGTACAAACGTCTGGGCTACAGCGTCTATAGGACGGTGATAGAATATTACTCTGCGAGCAATGGAGAACCTGACGAAGACGCTTACG ATATGAGGAAAGCTCTGTCCAGGGACACGGAGAAGAAGTCAATCATCCCGCTGCCACATCCCGTCAGACCAGAAGACATCGAATAA